Proteins encoded within one genomic window of Candidatus Zixiibacteriota bacterium:
- a CDS encoding HmuY family protein, with amino-acid sequence MSRILMLLSAILLVVVLVGCGDDEDTVYDPAPPTPQGVYSITGDNAVYIYWAGPYDRDIREYVIWRSFDQLTNYQAIGSVDADDNPNLDLIYYQYIDYTAVNGNTYFYAVTAVDAAGQSSELSAEDVFDTPRPEGEVTLYDMAVNADAAGFNFATGSVVARTSSLADVFIDSDVNGQLYVNAGDVDNLDTEIQDMGYTSVFYEIGWAPQTGWSMLGWAQVIGGHTYVVRTDDLHYAKLRVTAFDEVAGTVTFEYAYQTDQNNPELTPARPANTDAASGTL; translated from the coding sequence ATGTCACGTATTTTGATGTTATTATCTGCGATCTTGCTGGTGGTTGTTCTGGTCGGCTGTGGTGATGATGAAGATACCGTTTACGATCCGGCACCGCCGACACCCCAGGGTGTCTATTCGATTACCGGTGATAATGCCGTTTATATCTACTGGGCGGGACCGTACGACCGTGATATCAGAGAGTACGTGATCTGGCGTTCGTTCGATCAACTGACTAACTACCAGGCAATCGGTAGTGTCGATGCCGACGACAATCCCAATCTCGATTTGATTTACTATCAATATATCGATTACACTGCGGTGAACGGTAATACTTACTTCTATGCCGTTACGGCGGTCGATGCCGCCGGTCAGTCCTCGGAGTTGTCGGCGGAAGATGTCTTTGATACGCCTCGACCGGAAGGCGAAGTGACGCTTTATGATATGGCAGTCAATGCCGATGCGGCGGGATTTAATTTCGCGACCGGATCGGTGGTAGCTCGCACTTCGAGTCTGGCGGATGTTTTCATCGACAGCGATGTCAACGGTCAGTTGTACGTCAACGCCGGCGATGTTGACAATCTTGATACTGAAATTCAGGACATGGGTTACACCAGTGTGTTTTATGAGATCGGCTGGGCGCCGCAAACCGGTTGGTCCATGCTCGGCTGGGCGCAGGTAATCGGTGGTCATACGTACGTTGTGCGCACCGATGACCTGCATTATGCCAAACTGCGTGTAACGGCTTTTGATGAAGTTGCCGGAACGGTGACATTTGAATACGCCTATCAGACAGATCAAAATAACCCGGAACTGACTCCGGCCCGACCCGCGAATACGGATGCAGCGTCAGGGACGCTGTAA